A portion of the Acidihalobacter yilgarnensis genome contains these proteins:
- the clpA gene encoding ATP-dependent Clp protease ATP-binding subunit ClpA, with amino-acid sequence MLNKELEFSLNMAFKQAREKRHEFITVEHLLLALTDNPTAVGVLRACGADLLRLKRELDLFIEDNTPRLNDSDQRETQPTVGFQRVLQRAVFHVQSSGRKEVTGANVLVALFGEQESHAVYLLSKQGISRLDVLNYISHGISKVSDEQQPEMDPESPPEGGGGDEAVRSNPLEQFAVNLNELARQGKIDPLIGRDSEIERTVQILCRRRKNNPLYVGEAGVGKTAMAEGLAKRIVDGEVPEILSDGVVYSLDLGALVAGTKYRGDFEKRLKGVLAQLKRQPGAILFIDEIHTIIGAGAASGGVMDASNLLKPMLANGQLKCIGSTTYQEYRGIFEKDRALARRFQKIDVREPSVEETYQILKGLKGRFEEHHDVRYTNPSLRAAAELSERYITDRHLPDKAIDVIDEAGARRRLQPASQRRKTISVHDVEDIVAKIARIPPKQISSSDVEVLKNLESNLKLVVFGQDEAIGMLAAAIKMSRSGLGSPDRPIGSFLFAGPTGVGKTEVTRQLAQVMGIELVRFDMSEYMERHTVSRLIGAPPGYVGFDQGGLLTDAVLKHPHAVLLLDEIEKAHPDVYNLLLQVMDHGTLTDANGRQVDFRNVILIMTSNAGAQSVSRRSLGFTEQDHSTDGMEAIRRAFSPEFRNRLDAIIQFKALEPRVVANVVDKFLIELESQLEEKKVRLVVDDAARAWLAERGYDPLMGARPMARVIQEHVKKPLAEEILFGRLRDGGEVHLDVEGDELRLAFSSDREAVH; translated from the coding sequence ATGCTGAACAAAGAGCTTGAATTCTCCCTCAACATGGCTTTCAAGCAAGCCCGTGAGAAGCGCCACGAATTCATTACCGTGGAACACCTGCTACTCGCACTGACGGACAACCCCACTGCGGTGGGCGTGTTGCGCGCCTGTGGCGCGGATCTGTTGCGGCTCAAGCGCGAGTTGGACCTGTTCATTGAGGACAACACGCCTCGCTTGAACGACAGTGACCAGCGCGAGACGCAGCCGACGGTCGGTTTTCAGCGCGTATTGCAGCGCGCGGTGTTCCATGTGCAGTCATCGGGACGCAAAGAAGTCACGGGCGCCAATGTACTTGTCGCACTGTTCGGCGAGCAGGAGTCGCATGCGGTCTATTTGCTGTCGAAGCAGGGCATCAGTCGCCTTGATGTACTCAACTACATCTCGCATGGTATTTCGAAGGTGTCGGACGAGCAGCAACCTGAGATGGACCCGGAAAGTCCTCCTGAGGGCGGTGGCGGCGACGAAGCCGTGCGCAGCAATCCGCTTGAGCAGTTTGCCGTCAACCTCAACGAACTGGCACGCCAAGGTAAAATCGATCCACTGATCGGCCGCGATAGCGAAATCGAACGCACGGTGCAGATTCTCTGCCGCCGTCGCAAAAACAATCCGCTGTACGTAGGCGAAGCCGGCGTGGGCAAGACCGCCATGGCCGAAGGTTTGGCTAAACGTATCGTCGACGGCGAGGTGCCCGAAATCCTGAGCGATGGCGTGGTCTACTCGCTCGATCTCGGTGCATTGGTCGCTGGCACCAAGTACCGTGGCGATTTCGAGAAGCGCCTCAAGGGCGTGCTTGCCCAGCTTAAGCGTCAGCCGGGGGCGATTCTTTTCATCGACGAAATCCATACGATTATCGGCGCAGGAGCAGCCTCGGGAGGCGTGATGGACGCCTCCAATTTGCTCAAGCCGATGCTGGCCAATGGCCAACTTAAGTGCATCGGTTCGACCACTTATCAGGAATATCGCGGAATTTTCGAGAAAGACCGAGCGTTGGCGCGACGTTTCCAGAAGATCGACGTGCGCGAACCCAGTGTTGAGGAAACCTATCAGATCCTCAAGGGCCTCAAGGGGCGTTTCGAGGAGCATCATGACGTGCGCTACACGAACCCGTCGCTGCGCGCCGCCGCCGAACTTTCCGAGCGTTACATCACCGACCGCCACCTGCCGGACAAGGCCATCGACGTGATCGACGAGGCCGGTGCACGCAGGCGCCTGCAACCGGCGAGTCAGCGACGGAAGACCATCTCGGTACATGACGTGGAGGATATCGTGGCCAAAATCGCCCGTATCCCGCCGAAGCAGATATCGAGCTCAGACGTCGAGGTATTGAAGAACCTCGAGAGCAACCTCAAGCTCGTCGTGTTCGGCCAGGACGAGGCAATCGGCATGCTGGCCGCAGCGATCAAAATGTCGCGTTCCGGACTCGGTAGCCCAGACAGGCCAATCGGTTCCTTCCTGTTTGCAGGGCCGACCGGCGTAGGCAAAACCGAGGTCACTCGTCAACTCGCGCAGGTCATGGGTATTGAGCTGGTGCGTTTCGATATGTCCGAGTACATGGAGCGGCACACGGTATCGCGTTTGATTGGTGCCCCGCCAGGTTACGTCGGGTTCGACCAAGGCGGGCTGCTGACGGACGCAGTTCTCAAACATCCGCATGCCGTGCTGCTGCTCGACGAAATCGAGAAGGCGCATCCGGATGTATACAACCTGTTGTTGCAGGTGATGGATCACGGCACTCTGACCGACGCCAACGGCCGACAGGTGGACTTCCGCAACGTGATTCTGATCATGACCAGCAACGCAGGCGCGCAATCCGTGAGCCGTCGTAGCCTGGGGTTCACCGAACAGGATCACTCGACCGATGGCATGGAAGCCATCCGGCGCGCGTTTTCGCCGGAATTCCGCAATCGCTTGGATGCGATCATTCAGTTCAAGGCGCTGGAGCCGAGAGTCGTTGCCAACGTGGTCGACAAGTTCTTGATCGAACTCGAATCGCAGCTTGAAGAAAAGAAGGTGCGTCTGGTGGTTGACGACGCGGCACGCGCCTGGCTCGCCGAACGTGGCTACGATCCCCTCATGGGCGCGCGTCCCATGGCACGCGTGATTCAGGAGCACGTCAAAAAGCCCCTCGCAGAGGAGATCCTGTTCGGACGGCTCCGCGATGGCGGTGAGGTTCACCTCGACGTGGAAGGCGACGAACTGCGGCTGGCCTTCAGCAGCGATCGGGAGGCGGTCCACTAA
- the clpS gene encoding ATP-dependent Clp protease adapter ClpS — MSEEKPGDQAESVVEESRPEIKQPPLYKVVILNDDYTPMEFVVEVLEVFFSMDREKATRVMLHVHTRGRGVCGVFTRDIAETKVAQVNDYARDHQHPLLCTLEEA; from the coding sequence ATGAGTGAGGAAAAACCTGGCGACCAGGCAGAGTCCGTGGTCGAGGAAAGTCGCCCAGAAATCAAACAGCCACCTTTGTACAAGGTGGTGATTCTTAACGATGACTACACTCCGATGGAGTTTGTGGTCGAAGTGCTAGAGGTGTTTTTCAGTATGGACCGGGAGAAAGCCACCCGGGTCATGCTGCACGTGCATACACGTGGCCGGGGTGTCTGCGGGGTGTTTACCCGCGATATTGCAGAAACCAAGGTGGCGCAGGTTAATGACTATGCGCGGGATCACCAGCACCCCTTACTATGTACCCTGGAAGAGGCCTGA
- the icd gene encoding NADP-dependent isocitrate dehydrogenase, with amino-acid sequence MSYEHIQIPSWGEKITMAPGGSLSVPAQPVIPFIEGDGIGVDVTPVMREVVDAAVLKAYGDTRKIAWMEVYAGEKATQVYGEDVWLPDETLQAVSEYLVSIKGPLTTPVGGGIRSLNVTLRQQLDLYVCLRPIRYYDGTPSPLKSPEKTDMVIFRENSEDIYAGIEWAAGTPEAQSLIAFLRDTMKVSKIRFPETSGIGIKPVSREGTERLVRKAIQYAIDNGRPSVTLVHKGNIMKFTEGAFKVWGYELARREFGAEPLDGGPWMRLRNPRTGDDIVLKDVIADAFLQEILLNPEDYDVIATLNLNGDYISDALAAQVGGIGIAPGANLSDSVGIFEATHGTAPKIAGQDKANPGSIVLSAEMMLRHLGWNEAADAIVRGLSGAIRAGRVTDDLARLMPDAQSVSSSEFGRCIVAHM; translated from the coding sequence ATGTCTTACGAGCACATCCAGATTCCCAGTTGGGGCGAGAAGATCACTATGGCGCCCGGCGGCAGCCTGAGCGTGCCCGCGCAACCCGTGATCCCTTTTATCGAGGGCGACGGCATTGGTGTGGACGTGACCCCGGTGATGCGCGAAGTGGTCGATGCCGCAGTGCTCAAAGCTTACGGAGATACGCGCAAGATCGCCTGGATGGAGGTGTATGCCGGCGAGAAAGCTACCCAGGTCTACGGCGAAGATGTCTGGCTGCCGGACGAGACCCTGCAAGCAGTCAGTGAATATCTGGTGTCGATTAAAGGTCCGCTGACGACCCCGGTCGGAGGCGGCATCCGTTCGCTCAACGTCACGCTCAGGCAGCAGCTCGATCTATACGTTTGCTTGCGCCCGATTCGCTATTACGACGGTACGCCAAGTCCGCTCAAGTCACCGGAAAAGACCGACATGGTGATCTTCCGTGAAAACTCGGAGGACATCTATGCCGGTATCGAGTGGGCGGCAGGTACCCCCGAGGCGCAGTCCTTGATCGCATTTCTGCGCGATACCATGAAGGTCAGCAAGATACGCTTCCCGGAAACCTCGGGCATTGGCATCAAGCCCGTTTCCCGCGAAGGGACGGAACGCCTAGTGCGCAAGGCGATCCAATATGCCATCGACAACGGGCGCCCTTCGGTGACGTTGGTGCACAAGGGGAACATCATGAAGTTCACCGAAGGCGCCTTTAAGGTCTGGGGATACGAGCTTGCCCGTCGTGAATTCGGCGCGGAACCGCTCGATGGTGGTCCTTGGATGCGCCTGCGCAACCCACGTACGGGTGATGACATCGTGCTCAAGGATGTGATTGCTGACGCCTTTCTTCAGGAAATCCTACTCAATCCAGAGGACTATGACGTGATTGCGACGCTGAACCTGAACGGCGACTATATTTCCGACGCGCTCGCCGCCCAGGTCGGCGGTATCGGCATCGCGCCCGGGGCCAATCTTTCGGACAGCGTGGGTATTTTCGAGGCGACTCACGGTACGGCACCCAAGATCGCCGGGCAGGACAAGGCGAATCCGGGGTCCATCGTACTATCCGCTGAGATGATGTTGCGTCACCTTGGTTGGAACGAGGCTGCCGATGCGATCGTGCGCGGATTGTCCGGCGCGATACGCGCGGGGCGCGTGACCGACGATCTGGCGCGGTTGATGCCCGATGCGCAGAGCGTTTCGAGTTCCGAATTCGGTCGCTGCATCGTCGCGCATATGTAG
- a CDS encoding NUDIX hydrolase, translated as MRFQPHVTVAAVAEREGRFLMVRERIDERTRYNQPAGHLEAGESLLDAVARETIEETAWSFRPEALIGLYRWVSPSGSTFLRVTFAGTVGDHAPDRALDEGVEAAEWLTHDAVCALGKQLRSPLVLQSIDDYLQGRRYPLDLLRELA; from the coding sequence ATGCGGTTCCAACCCCACGTCACCGTTGCGGCGGTCGCCGAGCGCGAAGGCCGGTTTCTGATGGTCCGCGAGCGCATCGACGAACGCACACGCTACAACCAGCCGGCCGGCCATCTCGAGGCAGGCGAATCGCTGCTTGATGCCGTGGCACGGGAAACGATCGAAGAAACTGCCTGGAGCTTCCGCCCCGAGGCCCTGATCGGACTCTACCGCTGGGTCAGTCCGTCGGGTTCGACCTTCCTGCGCGTAACCTTTGCCGGCACCGTCGGCGACCATGCCCCTGATCGCGCGCTCGATGAAGGCGTTGAGGCGGCCGAATGGCTCACGCACGATGCGGTATGCGCACTCGGTAAACAATTGCGCAGCCCGCTTGTCCTGCAGTCCATCGACGATTATCTGCAAGGACGCCGGTATCCGCTGGATCTGTTACGCGAACTCGCGTGA
- the mnmA gene encoding tRNA 2-thiouridine(34) synthase MnmA, whose protein sequence is MRRQRIIVGLSGGVDSAVAALRLIEQGHRVEGLFMKNWEDDDEGYCAAADDLAEAKRVAETLEIPLHKANFAREYWDRVFAYFLAEYRAGRTPNPDVLCNKEIKFKAFLDYARSLGADAIATGHYARIDAQANLLRGLDPNKDQSYFLHALTRAQLAASRFPLGDSLKSDIRRIAREAGLPNHQRKDSTGICFIGERRFRDFLARYLPATPGTIVNPQGESLGTHQGLMYYTLGQRQGLGIGGTADGGEAPWYVAEKRLAHNELLVVQGHDHPLLQSTALWARPLHWISGMTPGDRFECTVKTRYRQIDQACTVTLAEDRAHVTFERPQRAVTPGQFAVFYRGDICLGGGVIETIEPWRQEGQFTATTTTFSAAH, encoded by the coding sequence ATGCGACGACAACGCATTATCGTCGGGCTTTCCGGCGGCGTAGATTCCGCTGTCGCCGCGCTGCGCCTGATTGAACAGGGACATCGCGTCGAAGGCCTGTTCATGAAGAACTGGGAAGACGACGACGAGGGTTATTGCGCCGCGGCCGACGACCTCGCCGAGGCGAAGCGTGTCGCCGAAACACTCGAAATTCCATTACACAAGGCGAACTTCGCCCGCGAATACTGGGATCGCGTATTCGCCTACTTCCTGGCCGAATACCGCGCCGGCCGCACACCCAATCCCGATGTGCTGTGCAACAAGGAAATCAAGTTCAAGGCCTTCCTAGACTATGCTCGCAGCCTCGGCGCCGATGCCATCGCGACCGGGCACTACGCACGCATCGACGCGCAGGCAAACCTACTCCGCGGGCTCGACCCGAACAAGGACCAGAGTTACTTTCTGCACGCGTTGACGCGCGCGCAGCTCGCCGCCAGTCGCTTCCCGTTGGGTGACTCGCTCAAATCCGATATCCGCCGGATCGCGCGCGAAGCCGGCCTGCCGAATCACCAGCGCAAGGACAGCACCGGCATCTGCTTCATCGGCGAGCGTCGCTTTCGCGACTTCCTGGCCCGCTACCTGCCCGCCACGCCGGGCACGATCGTCAATCCTCAGGGCGAATCCCTCGGTACACATCAGGGATTGATGTACTACACCCTCGGCCAGCGTCAGGGCCTCGGGATCGGAGGCACGGCTGACGGCGGCGAGGCGCCTTGGTACGTGGCCGAGAAGAGATTGGCGCACAATGAACTGCTCGTCGTGCAAGGGCACGACCATCCGCTGCTGCAATCCACTGCGTTGTGGGCGCGCCCACTGCACTGGATCTCGGGGATGACACCGGGCGACCGCTTTGAATGCACCGTCAAGACGCGCTATCGGCAAATCGACCAAGCCTGCACGGTGACGCTGGCGGAGGATCGGGCCCACGTCACTTTCGAGCGACCCCAGCGCGCAGTAACGCCGGGGCAATTCGCTGTTTTCTATCGAGGCGACATATGCCTCGGCGGCGGGGTCATCGAAACGATCGAACCCTGGCGGCAGGAAGGTCAATTCACGGCCACAACAACCACATTTTCAGCCGCACACTGA
- the hflD gene encoding high frequency lysogenization protein HflD produces the protein MEKNLRNRTLALAAVFQCAADADRLARTGTLDEGALKPLIGSLLTRDSDSLEAVYGGIANLRPGLQILKAQLDPQERVRALEIMRYAVSLLHLERRLAKHPEMLERLGKGIDGAQRQAEYFEPGHENVIAGLAGLYRETISELGPRIIVRGEQSHLANEAVASRIRVLLLAGIRAAVLWRQAGGTRLRLLFARKPMLREAERLLA, from the coding sequence GTGGAGAAAAATCTGCGCAATCGCACACTGGCACTCGCCGCCGTATTCCAATGCGCCGCCGATGCCGACCGTCTTGCGCGCACGGGCACGCTGGACGAAGGCGCCCTCAAACCCCTGATCGGAAGCCTGTTGACGCGTGATTCCGACAGCCTGGAGGCTGTCTACGGGGGAATCGCCAATCTACGTCCTGGGCTGCAGATCCTAAAGGCACAGCTCGACCCGCAGGAACGCGTACGAGCCCTTGAAATCATGCGCTATGCCGTTTCGTTGCTGCATCTCGAACGCCGTCTCGCCAAGCATCCGGAAATGCTGGAACGCCTGGGCAAGGGCATCGATGGCGCCCAGCGACAGGCCGAATACTTCGAGCCCGGACACGAAAACGTGATTGCCGGCCTGGCGGGTCTTTACCGCGAGACCATCAGCGAACTCGGCCCCCGCATCATCGTGCGCGGCGAACAGAGTCATCTCGCCAACGAGGCGGTGGCCAGCCGTATCCGCGTACTGTTGTTGGCCGGCATTCGTGCCGCCGTATTGTGGCGCCAGGCCGGCGGTACTCGACTGCGGTTGCTGTTTGCGCGCAAACCCATGCTCCGGGAAGCCGAGCGCCTGCTCGCCTGA
- the acnA gene encoding aconitate hydratase AcnA: MHNSLDTRTELRVQGQSYAIHKLSALDGANRLPYSLKILLENLLRYEDGTSVTRADIEALLAWDPRAEPSQEIAFRPARVLMQDFTGVPAVVDLAAMRDAMCRLGGDPDKINPLQPAELVIDHSVQVDRFGSDDAFNLNAELEYSRNRERYAFLKWGQKAFSNFKVVPPDTGIVHQVNLEYLARVVFTRTLDDGNLEAYPDTVVGTDSHTTMINGLGVLGWGVGGIEAEAAMLGQPISMLLPQVVGFRMTGALPEGATATDLVLTVVEILRGKGVVGKFVEFFGDGLAQLPLADRATISNMAPEYGATCGIFPVDAETLRYLALSGRPADQIALTEAYARAQGMFYEPGAPAADYSDILTLDLATVEPSLAGPKRPQDRIALSRAKQTIGAALEDAMRARMTAFASRGDAEGFEGEGGHAAVGVEHQADDPARRSALRMHLNDGMVVIAAITSCTNTSNPSVMIAAGLLAQKARARGLCVQPWVKTSLAPGSRVVTAYLDKAGLSEDLAALGFDLVGYGCTTCIGNSGPLPEPVSEAIRRDDLTVCSVLSGNRNFEGRVHSEVRMNFLASPPLVVAYALAGRMDIDLYHEPLGEDKTGHPVYLRDIWPSQHEIQEKILSSVTAEQFATSYADVYAGEDRWQRLDAPDTSLFAWQADSTYVQNPPYFDDIDQPLAPVSDIVGARVLAYLGDSVTTDHISPAGSIKTDSPAGHYLVEHGVQPGDFNSYGSRRGNHEVMMRGTFANIRLRNRLAPGTEGGFTRHLPSGEETSIYEAAMRYKAEGVPSMIIAGTEYGSGSSRDWAAKGPRLLGVKAVLVESFERIHRSNLVGMGILPLQFLAGENAEILGLNGEETYDITGLGDGAAKEVTVTATANNGTQKSFHAKVRIDTPQEIEYYRNGGILPYVLRQLAS; the protein is encoded by the coding sequence ATGCACAACAGCCTCGACACCCGGACCGAACTGCGCGTTCAGGGACAATCCTACGCCATCCACAAGCTGTCGGCCCTTGACGGCGCCAACCGGCTACCCTATTCGCTCAAGATTCTGCTGGAGAATCTGCTGCGCTACGAGGACGGGACCAGTGTGACGCGAGCCGACATCGAGGCCCTGCTGGCCTGGGACCCACGGGCCGAACCCAGCCAGGAAATCGCCTTCCGCCCGGCGCGCGTGCTGATGCAGGACTTCACCGGTGTACCCGCAGTCGTCGATCTGGCAGCCATGCGCGATGCCATGTGCCGGCTCGGCGGCGATCCCGACAAAATCAACCCGCTACAGCCAGCCGAACTGGTGATCGACCACTCGGTGCAGGTCGACCGCTTCGGTTCCGACGACGCCTTCAACTTGAATGCCGAACTCGAATACAGCCGCAACCGCGAGCGCTATGCCTTCCTCAAATGGGGACAGAAGGCCTTTTCAAATTTCAAGGTGGTGCCGCCGGACACCGGTATCGTTCATCAGGTCAACCTCGAATATCTGGCACGCGTCGTGTTCACGCGCACACTGGACGACGGCAATCTAGAGGCCTATCCGGACACCGTGGTCGGCACGGATTCCCACACCACCATGATCAACGGCCTTGGCGTGCTCGGCTGGGGCGTAGGCGGTATCGAGGCCGAGGCGGCCATGCTGGGGCAGCCTATTTCCATGCTGTTACCTCAGGTCGTCGGCTTCCGCATGACCGGCGCACTGCCCGAAGGCGCCACCGCGACCGACCTCGTACTCACGGTGGTCGAAATACTGCGCGGCAAGGGCGTGGTCGGCAAATTCGTCGAGTTTTTCGGCGACGGACTCGCACAACTGCCGCTCGCCGATCGCGCCACAATCAGCAACATGGCCCCCGAATACGGCGCCACCTGCGGTATTTTCCCGGTCGACGCCGAGACGCTGCGCTACCTGGCGCTCAGCGGACGCCCGGCCGATCAGATCGCTCTGACCGAGGCCTACGCGAGAGCCCAGGGCATGTTCTACGAACCGGGCGCACCTGCCGCCGACTACAGCGATATCCTGACCCTAGACCTCGCAACGGTCGAGCCGTCGCTGGCCGGCCCCAAGCGCCCGCAGGACCGGATCGCGCTCAGCCGGGCCAAACAAACCATCGGCGCGGCCCTGGAGGATGCAATGCGCGCCCGCATGACCGCGTTCGCAAGCCGTGGAGATGCCGAGGGTTTCGAGGGCGAGGGCGGCCACGCCGCGGTCGGCGTCGAACATCAGGCGGACGATCCCGCGCGTCGCAGCGCACTGCGCATGCACCTCAATGATGGCATGGTCGTGATCGCCGCGATCACCTCGTGTACCAACACTTCCAATCCCTCGGTGATGATCGCCGCCGGCCTGCTCGCCCAAAAGGCGCGTGCGCGTGGCCTGTGCGTTCAGCCCTGGGTCAAGACCTCGCTCGCGCCCGGCTCCCGCGTGGTGACCGCCTATCTCGACAAGGCCGGCCTCAGCGAGGACCTGGCCGCGCTGGGGTTCGACCTCGTCGGCTACGGCTGCACCACCTGCATCGGCAACTCAGGCCCGCTGCCGGAACCTGTCAGCGAAGCGATCCGTCGCGATGACCTGACCGTCTGCTCCGTGCTATCCGGCAACCGCAACTTCGAGGGCCGCGTGCACTCCGAGGTGCGCATGAACTTCCTGGCCTCGCCACCGCTGGTGGTCGCCTATGCACTGGCCGGGCGCATGGATATCGATCTCTATCACGAACCGCTGGGCGAGGATAAGACCGGCCATCCGGTCTATCTGCGCGACATTTGGCCAAGCCAGCACGAAATCCAGGAAAAAATCCTCTCCAGCGTGACAGCCGAACAGTTCGCCACCAGTTATGCCGACGTCTACGCCGGCGAAGACCGCTGGCAGCGTCTCGACGCACCCGATACCTCACTGTTTGCCTGGCAGGCGGATTCCACCTACGTGCAAAACCCACCCTACTTCGACGACATCGACCAGCCGCTGGCACCCGTGTCCGACATCGTCGGCGCCCGTGTCCTCGCCTACCTGGGCGACTCCGTCACCACCGACCATATTTCGCCCGCCGGATCGATCAAGACGGACAGCCCGGCTGGCCACTATCTGGTCGAACATGGCGTACAACCCGGCGACTTCAATTCCTATGGCTCGCGCCGCGGTAATCACGAGGTGATGATGCGCGGCACCTTCGCCAACATACGCCTGCGCAACCGCCTGGCACCGGGTACGGAAGGTGGCTTCACCCGGCACCTCCCCTCCGGCGAAGAGACCAGCATTTACGAGGCTGCGATGCGCTACAAGGCCGAGGGCGTGCCGAGCATGATCATCGCCGGCACGGAATACGGCTCTGGATCGAGCCGTGACTGGGCGGCCAAGGGCCCGCGACTACTCGGCGTCAAGGCCGTACTGGTAGAAAGTTTCGAGCGTATCCACCGCTCCAACCTGGTCGGCATGGGTATCCTCCCGCTGCAGTTCCTGGCCGGCGAAAATGCCGAAATCCTGGGGCTCAACGGAGAGGAAACTTACGATATCACCGGACTCGGGGACGGTGCCGCCAAGGAAGTGACCGTCACTGCGACGGCGAATAACGGGACGCAAAAATCCTTCCACGCGAAGGTGCGCATCGATACCCCGCAGGAAATCGAGTACTACCGCAACG